A genomic region of Pyrus communis chromosome 14, drPyrComm1.1, whole genome shotgun sequence contains the following coding sequences:
- the LOC137714247 gene encoding protein GRIP-like produces MANHFSGNLPDTLNECHSLGYVRIEFNELDGVVSDKLLKKKRQASLAELSAKHQKNLESYEAQLAEASTDRNKATETISSLQMLVAEKESKIAEMEAASTGEAARLRATLETVKGELAYLKHEHEKENESWEAATRALKTKLEISESNRICADIEVAKMRSQLESEVSAQTQKLDARDAELAALKEEINRLEREFSSYKSRAHALLQKKDAELAGAKDSEQVKALEEALKDAEKEVSFVSAERNKALQDLKEALKNHDKEIAERDAALYNAMQQIKSLESKLESANAHLPQ; encoded by the exons ATGGCGAACCATTTCTCCGGAAATTTACCTGATACGTTAAACGAGTGTCATTCTCTCGGATACGTTCGAATCGAATTCAATGAGCTCGACGGCGTCGTTTCGGACAA GCTGCTGAAGAAAAAAAGGCAAGCTTCATTAGCTGAACTCTCTGCTAAACATCAAAAGAATTTGGAGAGTTACGAAGCCCAGCTTGCTGAAGCTTCGACTGATAGAAATAAAGCAACTGAAACCATTTCTTCACTGCAGATGCTAGTTGCTGAGAAAGAATCTAAGATTGCAGAAATGGAAGCAGCATCAACGGGTGAGGCAGCAAGGCTTAGAGCCACGTTGGAAACTGTTAAAGGAGAGCTTGCTTACCTGAAACATGAAcatgagaaagaaaatgagagctGGGAAGCTGCCACCCGAGCACTGAAAACAAAGCTAGAAATTTCTGAGAGCAACCGGATATGTGCTGATATTGAAGTAGCCAAAATGAGAAGCCAGCTGGAGTCAGAGGTGTCTGCACAAACACAAAAGCTTGATGCGAGGGATGCTGAACTTGCAGCCCTCAAGGAAGAGATCAACCGCCTTGAACGTGAGTTTTCTTCTTACAAAAGCCGTGCTCATGCGCTTCTCCAAAAGAAGGATGCAGAGTTAGCTGGAGCTAAAGACTCAGAACAAGTCAAAGCTCTTGAAGAAGCACTGAAAGATGCTGAAAAAGAAGTATCGTTTGTGAGTGCTGAAAGGAATAAGGCCCTTCAAGATCTTAAGGAGGCTTTAAAGAATCATGATAAAGAAATAGCAGAAAGAGATGCTGCTCTTTACAATGCCATGCAGCAGATCAAGAGCTTAGAATCAAAGCTTGAATCTGCTAATGCCCATCTACCCCAGTAA